One Actinomycetes bacterium genomic region harbors:
- a CDS encoding anaerobic glycerol-3-phosphate dehydrogenase subunit C, whose product MLHVQHTADNCIKCNICNTVCPVSAVTDLFPGPKYEGPQGQRFRAGIDTGDSPDASLDYCSACGLCTQACPEGVMIAEINTVARTRLVEARGGLPLRDKLVSRPSLMGALARPVAPLANAVMGNRLARTVIEKVVGVHRDAAMPPFSGISFRSWARAHRRPPDPRRTVAYFHGCATEEFEPEVGAAVVRVLERNGAAVTFPPQNCCGLPLISNGDFDSARGYAARLTRRLAGSAIDPGVIVANSTSCGMTLKAKYRELLGLDDERTTEVSRAVYDVCEYLVELHDAGELDTRLGEIRARAVYHPPCQLMAHGIGTPALDLLALVPGLEVERSRAGCCGTAGTYGTKVEKYQIAMDVGRTLFEQVGEVRPEFVVCDSETCRWHIAKSTGLPVYHPVQVLDHAYELAGR is encoded by the coding sequence GTGCTCCACGTCCAGCACACCGCCGACAACTGCATCAAGTGCAACATCTGCAACACCGTCTGCCCGGTCTCGGCCGTGACCGACCTGTTCCCCGGCCCCAAGTACGAGGGGCCGCAAGGGCAGCGCTTCCGGGCCGGCATCGACACCGGTGACTCGCCCGACGCCTCGCTCGACTACTGCTCAGCCTGCGGGCTGTGCACCCAGGCCTGCCCCGAAGGCGTCATGATCGCCGAGATCAACACGGTCGCGCGCACCAGGCTCGTGGAGGCGCGGGGCGGCCTGCCCCTGCGTGACAAGCTGGTCAGCCGGCCCAGCTTGATGGGTGCGCTGGCCAGGCCTGTCGCTCCCCTGGCCAACGCCGTGATGGGCAACCGGCTCGCCCGCACCGTGATCGAGAAGGTGGTCGGCGTGCACCGGGACGCGGCCATGCCACCGTTCTCGGGGATCAGCTTCCGCTCCTGGGCCCGTGCCCACCGGCGTCCGCCGGACCCCCGGCGGACCGTCGCCTACTTCCACGGCTGCGCCACCGAGGAGTTCGAGCCCGAGGTGGGCGCGGCGGTGGTCCGGGTGCTCGAGCGCAACGGCGCCGCGGTCACCTTCCCGCCTCAGAACTGCTGCGGCCTGCCGCTGATCTCCAACGGCGACTTCGACTCGGCCCGCGGGTACGCCGCCAGGCTGACCCGGCGGCTGGCCGGGTCGGCCATCGACCCTGGCGTGATCGTGGCCAACTCGACCTCCTGCGGCATGACCCTGAAGGCCAAGTACCGGGAGCTGCTCGGCTTGGACGACGAGCGCACCACCGAGGTCTCCCGGGCCGTGTACGACGTGTGCGAGTACCTCGTGGAGCTCCACGACGCGGGCGAGCTGGACACCCGGCTCGGCGAGATCAGGGCGCGGGCCGTGTACCACCCGCCTTGCCAGCTCATGGCCCACGGGATCGGCACGCCCGCCCTGGACCTGCTCGCCCTCGTGCCCGGACTCGAGGTGGAGCGTTCACGGGCCGGCTGCTGCGGCACCGCCGGCACCTACGGCACCAAGGTCGAGAAGTACCAGATCGCCATGGACGTCGGCCGCACCCTGTTCGAGCAGGTCGGCGAGGTCCGGCCCGAGTTCGTCGTCTGCGACTCCGAGACCTGCCGCTGGCACATCGCCAAGTCCACCGGCCTGCCCGTCTACCACCCGGTGCAGGTCCTCGACCACGCCTACGAGCTGGCCGGCCGGTGA
- a CDS encoding SDR family oxidoreductase: MGRPRVVVVTGATSGVGRATARAFASDGAGLGLVARGEDALQAAAKEVEAAGGRALTLPADLADAGQVEAAAARAEAELGPIDVWVNGAMTSVFAPFTEIEPDEFRRVTEVTYLGVVYGTRSALRRMLPRDRGAVVQVGSALAYRGLPLQSAYCGAKHAVQGFSESVRCELLHQRSHVRITMVQLPALNTPQFDTVLSRLPQKAQPVPPIYQPEVAARAILWAARHHRREVWVGASTAATIAANNLAPGLLDRYLGRTGVQSQQTGEPADPDRPANLWEPVPGDRGAHGSFDPRSHGRSAHLWATTHRGLLAAAGLAGAAAGATAVRLARR, encoded by the coding sequence ATGGGACGTCCCAGAGTGGTGGTTGTCACCGGTGCCACGTCGGGCGTGGGCAGGGCGACGGCGCGTGCATTCGCAAGCGATGGCGCCGGCCTGGGCCTGGTCGCCCGGGGTGAGGACGCCCTGCAGGCGGCGGCCAAGGAGGTCGAGGCGGCCGGCGGGCGCGCGCTCACCCTTCCGGCCGATCTGGCCGACGCGGGCCAGGTGGAGGCGGCCGCCGCGCGCGCCGAGGCCGAGCTTGGACCCATCGACGTGTGGGTGAACGGCGCCATGACCTCGGTGTTCGCTCCCTTCACGGAGATCGAGCCTGACGAGTTCCGGCGCGTGACCGAGGTCACCTACCTCGGCGTCGTCTACGGCACCAGGTCCGCCCTGCGCCGCATGCTGCCCCGCGACCGAGGCGCCGTCGTGCAGGTCGGCTCCGCCCTGGCCTACCGCGGCCTCCCCCTGCAGAGCGCCTACTGCGGGGCCAAGCACGCCGTGCAGGGGTTCAGCGAGTCGGTCCGCTGCGAGCTGCTCCACCAGCGGTCCCACGTCCGCATCACCATGGTGCAGCTCCCCGCCCTGAACACACCCCAGTTCGACACCGTGCTCTCCCGGCTGCCCCAGAAGGCCCAGCCGGTCCCCCCCATCTACCAGCCCGAGGTGGCCGCCAGGGCGATCCTCTGGGCGGCCAGGCATCACCGGCGCGAGGTCTGGGTAGGCGCCAGCACGGCCGCGACCATCGCGGCCAACAACCTCGCGCCCGGGCTGCTCGACCGCTACCTGGGCCGGACCGGCGTACAGTCCCAGCAGACCGGCGAGCCGGCGGACCCGGACCGGCCGGCCAACCTCTGGGAGCCGGTCCCGGGCGACCGGGGCGCCCACGGCTCCTTCGACCCCCGCTCCCACGGGCGCAGTGCCCACCTCTGGGCCACCACGCACCGGGGCCTGCTGGCCGCGGCCGGGCTGGCCGGGGCGGCGGCGGGTGCGACCGCCGTCCGCCTGGCCCGCCGCTGA
- a CDS encoding thiamine pyrophosphate-binding protein: MREFVSELLIDRLVDWGVDTVFGLPGDGADGVLGVFRRRADRIRLVLVHHEEAAAFMATGYAKATGRLGVCLATSGPGAIHLLNGLYDAKLDHQPVLAITELLDSQLLGTSFRQELRLERVFDDVADYNVRVDVPVQIPAVVDIAVGHAMARGTVSHITFPHELDTGVDNSYWVAMTPSAMPATAPVFMPAPGVPPAAELEQAAAVLNQGSRRAVLVGVGGFDARAELLAVASRLASPIVKSLPGKAAVPDDHPLTTGCIGALGTRPSEEALAGADTLLVVGTNFPYARHLPDPGKVRTVQIETDLARLTAGPDIEVPLIGDAAETLQALLPMLHRADDRSFLDRAQAGMARWREQLAAAEDGAATAPGSGAATAPGSKAATAPGSKAVPVRPQYLARVVDRLAADDAMLCSDSGTVATWSARHFDVRGDRHYLLSANLASMAAGLPYTIAAQWARPDRQCIAYVGSEGFAKLMAEFLTAVQHQLPVKVVVSNAAWPGQLLEPRRSQPAPDFAVWASACGGLGIRVERAEEVEPAVRAVLDHPGPALVDVLVDPDELPEPVGARTGPG; encoded by the coding sequence GTGAGGGAGTTCGTGTCGGAGCTGCTGATAGACCGGCTCGTCGACTGGGGCGTGGACACCGTGTTCGGCCTGCCCGGGGACGGCGCCGACGGAGTCCTCGGCGTCTTCCGGCGCCGCGCCGACCGGATCCGCCTCGTCCTCGTCCACCACGAGGAAGCGGCCGCGTTCATGGCGACCGGCTACGCCAAGGCGACCGGGAGGCTCGGCGTCTGCCTGGCCACCTCCGGGCCCGGCGCCATCCACCTGTTGAACGGCCTGTACGACGCCAAGCTCGACCACCAGCCGGTGCTCGCCATCACCGAGCTGCTGGACTCGCAGCTCCTCGGCACCAGTTTCCGGCAGGAGCTCCGGCTGGAGCGGGTGTTCGACGACGTCGCCGACTACAACGTCCGGGTCGACGTGCCGGTCCAGATCCCGGCCGTGGTCGACATCGCCGTCGGCCACGCCATGGCCAGGGGCACCGTCTCCCACATCACCTTCCCGCACGAGCTGGACACCGGTGTCGACAACAGCTACTGGGTGGCGATGACCCCGTCGGCCATGCCGGCCACCGCCCCGGTGTTCATGCCCGCTCCTGGCGTGCCTCCGGCCGCCGAGCTGGAGCAGGCCGCCGCCGTCCTCAACCAGGGCAGCAGGCGGGCCGTCCTGGTCGGCGTGGGCGGCTTCGACGCCAGGGCCGAGCTCCTGGCGGTCGCGAGCAGGCTGGCCAGCCCGATCGTGAAGTCGCTGCCGGGCAAGGCGGCCGTGCCCGACGACCACCCGCTGACCACCGGCTGCATCGGCGCCCTGGGCACCAGACCCTCGGAGGAGGCGCTGGCCGGGGCGGACACGCTGCTCGTGGTGGGCACCAACTTCCCCTACGCCCGGCACCTGCCCGACCCGGGCAAGGTACGCACGGTCCAGATCGAGACTGACCTGGCCCGTCTCACCGCCGGGCCGGACATCGAGGTGCCCCTGATCGGCGACGCCGCCGAGACCCTCCAGGCGCTGCTGCCGATGCTGCACCGAGCCGACGACCGGAGCTTCTTGGACCGGGCCCAGGCGGGCATGGCGCGCTGGCGCGAGCAGCTCGCCGCGGCCGAGGACGGGGCCGCGACCGCTCCGGGCAGCGGAGCCGCGACCGCTCCAGGCAGCAAGGCCGCGACCGCTCCAGGCAGCAAGGCCGTGCCGGTCCGGCCCCAGTACCTGGCTCGGGTCGTCGACCGGCTCGCCGCCGACGACGCCATGCTCTGCTCGGACTCCGGCACCGTGGCCACCTGGTCGGCCCGGCACTTCGACGTCCGCGGGGACCGCCACTATCTGCTCTCGGCCAACCTGGCCAGCATGGCCGCCGGCCTGCCGTACACGATCGCGGCGCAGTGGGCCCGCCCGGACCGGCAGTGCATCGCCTACGTCGGGTCGGAGGGGTTCGCCAAGCTCATGGCCGAGTTCCTCACCGCCGTCCAGCACCAGCTCCCGGTCAAGGTGGTCGTCAGCAACGCCGCCTGGCCCGGCCAGCTCCTCGAGCCGCGCCGCTCCCAACCCGCCCCTGACTTCGCCGTCTGGGCCTCGGCATGCGGTGGGCTCGGCATCCGGGTCGAGCGGGCCGAGGAGGTCGAGCCGGCGGTCCGAGCCGTGCTGGACCATCCGGGGCCAGCGCTCGTGGACGTGCTGGTCGACCCGGACGAGCTACCCGAGCCGGTCGGCGCCAGGACCGGTCCCGGCTGA